Genomic segment of Pseudomonadota bacterium:
TTACAAACTTCCGGAATTGATCATCGTCATCTATTACCAATATATATGCCATCTTTTTCCTCTTTTCACCCTTCGGGTATAAGTCTCGTACGAGCAGACGTGCAGCCCAACTCGGCTTTATTCACCCTGCGGGACTAAGTTTCGCGTGACCAGGCGAGCTTCCCTGAAAGTCACAACCCTCCGCAAACGTATTGAACATGCACATCACACCGCATTCCCCGCATCTCGAAATCTCACGCTGTTCGCAATCTGCAGCAGGGTTAGTGAGCGAATCCGAGGGAAGCAACCTTCCATCCGGGGATTCCCCGTGGCTCGAAGTCTAGCGCTTGTCTGCCGCAGGGAGCTACAATAGTAGCTTTTTTGCTGTAAATTGCAAGTGGCGGTTAGGTCCCACAGGTTTTTTTCTCCGGAAACCAACCCGGATTAATCAAGCTCTTCAGAAAAAGCGATAATATACCTGCAATCAGGGTTCGGGCATTCCCAGTATTTCCCTTCCCTGTACTTTCCCTCGGTAATTCGTAGCTGCATCCTGAACCCGCACTTGGCACAACCCGGCACATTCCCCGCTGCTGCCTGTAAAACTGTGTCAACCGCACCTTTTTGGCCTTGGCCGGCTATCTCATCGATGAGGTCACGACCGGCCTCCGGCAACTTATTGATCAACTCCGCAAGCTTGTTCACATCCACCAGATTGATCCGGTTGGCCGCGGCATAAGAACGGACATCTTCCGAACAATGGCCCAGATTCAGGAAATAACCGCTGGTCATG
This window contains:
- a CDS encoding restriction endonuclease; its protein translation is MISSEILAKLTLPLFVDVCRAFFGQMGFEAKETDFGAGQDLSRVNILYNKKTNAPLSLFQCYAGNSPVGLEMISRFDDVMGAVNMTSGYFLNLGHCSEDVRSYAAANRINLVDVNKLAELINKLPEAGRDLIDEIAGQGQKGAVDTVLQAAAGNVPGCAKCGFRMQLRITEGKYREGKYWECPNPDCRYIIAFSEELD